The following coding sequences are from one Schizosaccharomyces osmophilus chromosome 1, complete sequence window:
- the sey1 gene encoding ER fusion GTPase, atlastin Sey1: protein MVPQRICTQIVDEHKSFNKDIPQFMQEVNLADAGFSYHVVAVLGSQSTGKSTLLNQLFGTRFDVMDAGKRQQTTKGIWLSKAQEAPILVMDVEGTDGRERGDDQDFERKSALFSIATSEVIIVNMWEHQIGLYQGSNMVLLKTVLEVHLQLFHSKKERSLLQFVIRDYIGTTSMVNLSETIKTDLMNVWSSLSKPPGLEDSKITDFFDLGFTGLPHKILCSEAFDTAVDSLRTRFSNSDAPDYVFDPSYHKRIPADGFSLYTREIWDTIENNKDLDLPTQQQLLAQYRCDEIIAEAMEPFTKACSVLKSEFLPGNICENLASRMRELFEQVVKDYDRQAKRYNSAIYEKKKQELLRSVDTSLYVFFQAQLNALQKQLVASFVKTAESFPSDKPFKELSSREIEKSKCRMQEEAQSLMIAGIDWDSAQFLLKLSEELESSCDSVCKQKLLSKIAEMRTSLQTQVAESLEIALQKPNLKVWDGLLDELSTHQKQAADELVRVFPLFMDSAEPEVAQDYIHDFHKDVWMAFRKKVVLEMSDLLLQQRLRVYFEETFRYDADGMPKLFKKSDTLDLDYRESVSKSLELIKVLSCMKYSDGRTPELGFDVKEIDSSFSSPNDFLTILNRKRISDTSVNLKRTADLIYLDSKRSVVSTQTRIPPYFWALLLVLGWNEFMAVIRNPFFFMLLLIGGSLLYILYATGMIRPAKVFANRAAGGLVDFVTERVAESYQGGGSMQQEKSFSRENSSEKASIDGDLEKAALS, encoded by the exons atggtCCCTCAGAGGATCTGTACGCAGATTGTCGATGAGCATAAATCGTTCAATAAAGACATACCTCAATTTATGCAAGAAGTAAACTTGGCAGATGCCGGATTTAGTTATCATGTAGTCGCAGTCTTGGGTTCTCAATCTACAGGCAAAA GTACCCTTTTAAATCAGTTGTTTGGTACAAGATTCGATGTTATGGATGCTGGTAAAAGACAGCAAACAACAAAAG GTATTTGGTTATCAAAGGCCCAAGAAGCTCCCATCCTTGTAATGGATGTAGAGGGAACTGATGGCCGTGAAAGAGGTGATGATCAG GACTTTGAACGAAAATCGGCACTATTTTCAATAGCTACTAGTGAAGTGATTATCGTGAATATGTGGGAGCATCAAATAGGACTTTATCAAGGCTCTAATATGGTTTTGTTAAAAACTGTGTTAGAGGTCCATCTCCAGTTGtttcattcaaagaaagagagaagTTTACTTCAATTCGTGATTCGAGACTACATAGGAACTACATCTATGGTAAACTTGTCTGAAACTATAAAGACGGATTTGATGAATGTCTGGTCTTCTCTATCAAAACCTCCAGGATTAGAAGATTCTAAGATTACCGACTTTTTTGACCTTGGATTCACGGGACTTCCCCATAAAATACTTTGTTCAGAAGCATTTGATACGGCGGTTGATTCGCTTCGGACAAGATTTTCAAACAGTGATGCTCCTGATTATGTTTTTGATCCCAGCTATCACAAGCGTATTCCTGCCGAtggattttctttgtatacCCGAGAAATATGGGATACgattgaaaacaacaaagatCTTGATTTGCCTACACAACAGCAACTGCTTGCACAGTATCGATGTGATGAGATCATAGCCGAAGCTATGGAGCCTTTTACGAAAGCCTGCAGCGTTTTGAAAAGTGAGTTTTTGCCAGGAAACATTTGCGAAAATCTGGCAAGTCGTATGCGGGAATTATTCGAACAAGTTGTGAAAGATTACGATAGACAAGCCAAAAGGTATAATTCTGccatttatgaaaaaaagaaacaggaATTACTGCGCAGTGTTGATACATCATTGTATGTGTTTTTCCAGGCTCAGTTGAATGCCTTGCAAAAACAGCTGGTTGCTTCATTTGTTAAAACGGCCGAAAGTTTCCCCTCTGATAAGCCATTTAAGGAATTGTCTTCTCGGGAAATCGAAAAATCTAAATGCCGTATGCAAGAAGAGGCACAATCTTTGATGATTGCTGGTATCGATTGGGATTCGGCTCAATTTTTGCTTAAATTATCAGAAGAGCTAGAAAGCTCTTGTGACTCTGTTTGTAAGCAAAAACTATTGTCCAAAATAGCGGAGATGCGTACCAGCCTGCAAACCCAGGTTGCAGAATCTCTTGAAattgctcttcaaaaaccCAATCTTAAAGTATGGGACGGGTTGCTCGATGAGCTTTCGACACATCAGAAGCAGGCAGCAGATGAATTGGTCCGTGTGTTTCCTCTCTTTATGGATTCAGCAGAACCGGAAGTAGCTCAAGACTACATTCACGACTTTCATAAAGACGTCTGGATGGCGTTTCGGAAGAAGGTCGTACTTGAGATGTCTGATCTTCTCCTTCAGCAGCGATTGCGTgtatattttgaagaaacttttCGCTATGATGCCGATGGTATGCCTAAACTCTTTAAAAAGTCTGATACGCTCGATCTTGATTACAGAGAAAGTGTTTCCAAGTCTCTTGAGTTGATAAAGGTTCTTTCGTGTATGAAGTACTCTGATGGAAGAACTCCTGAGCTTGGATTCGACGTGAAGGAGATTGATTCCTCGTTTTCTAGTCCTAACGATTTTTTGACAATTTTGAACCGAAAGCGAATCTCAGACACTTCTGTAAACCTGAAGAGAACAGCTGATTTGATATATTTGGATTCTAAACGATCTGTCGTAAGTACACAAACAAGGATTCCCCCATATTTTTGGGCATTGCTCTTGGTACTTGGATGGAATGAATTTATGGCCGTTATAAGaaatcctttcttttttatgttaTTACTTATTGGAGGGTCCTTATTATATATTCTTTATGCAACAGGAATGATAAGGCCAGCCAAAGTTTTTGCGAACCGAGCAGCTGGTGGACTGGTGGATTTTGTCACTGAAAGAGTTGCAGAGTCTTATCAAGGTGGTGGTAGCATgcaacaagaaaaaagcttttcaagaGAAAATTCTTCGGAAAAAGCGAGCATAGACGGTGATTTAGAGAAAGCTGCTCTTTCTTGA
- the meu13 gene encoding Tat binding protein 1(TBP-1)-interacting protein (TBPIP)-like protein, whose translation MAKAKEVKPKSVKGEEAEKMIHDYLRRTNRPFSATDISANLKNAVTKQVAQKILEQLRDNGQIHGKSYGKQSVYVCLQDCLEEASSDQLTDLDRQIQTLKGDLESVKAEYKVKATEFQILNNSPSPAEIHQKISTLDKDIEQTKSKLDCLQAGSIKSVTEEEMKDTLANHDFVRKGYLQRRKMFYNLWNLITDCLENPKELWDKLGFEKDEVTDVKQ comes from the exons AtggcaaaagcaaaagaagtaaaaccaaaaagtgTTAAAGGAGAAGAGG CTGAAAAGATGATCCATGACTATTTACGCAGAACAAACCGTCCCTTCTCAGCTA CCGATATCAGCGcgaatttgaagaatgcTGTTACCAAACAGGTAGCACAAAAGATTTTAGAACAATTGCGCGACAACGGTCAGATACATGGAAAATCTTACG gGAAACAAAGCGTTTACGTCTGCCTACAAGATTGTCTTGAAGAAGCATCTTCTGACCAACTAACGGATTTGGATCGCCAGATTCAAACCTTGAAAGGAGATCTTGAAAGTGTAAAGGCAGAGTACAAGGTGAAAGCAACAG AATTTCAAATATTAAACAATTCCCCTAGTCCGGCtgaaattcatcaaaaaatttccACATTAGATAAAGACATTGAGCAAACAAAGAGCAAGTTAGATTGCCTGCAAGCTGGTTCCATCAAGAGTGTTACGGAGGAGGAGATGAAGGATACATTAGCAAATCATGATTTTGTCAGAAAAGGTTACTTACAACGAAGGAAAATGTTTTACAACTTGTGGAATCTCATTACAGATTGTTTGGAAAACCCCAAAGAATTATGGGACAAACtaggatttgaaaaagacgAAGTTACGGATGTTAAACAATAA
- the csn3 gene encoding COP9/signalosome complex subunit Csn3, with protein sequence MEHQTPFNPLEDPGKLLFDFIQFVRTNSLEECNLHGIMVTAAMDHLVEEFYHKEPEKYNLVFEAVSHAAQQPGISIIHVCFLKELLRQKQYALGTSTLRWDIITSNLPTPSLLEYCLLAAYHCLGNNDLYEAQGWMFSILYLPTAVVTVFHEKALFGFLLLHLGLNGKRYPINSTTCGNLLPLKTFIAPYESYIDAYQKGIEPLQAVLKENWLRYETDNAIPFILFSLEQFPRHQLYKLRRRFRSLPINYVSDKLSLSEEQTWEIVKKYDEKSKLVQNEEGQYFVEFDPFEPVNMEQCKELSEKLVESAKILESVKEMKSMYFSKSPYKKSMTQIKA encoded by the exons ATGGAACATCAAACTCCTTTTAATCCGTTGGAAGATCCTGGGAAATTGCTGTTTGACTTTATACAGTTTGTTCGTACTAATTCTCTTGAAGAATGTAATTTACATGGGATTATGG taaCCGCTGCGATGGATCATTTGGTGGAAGAGTTTTATCATAAGGAGCCAGAG AAATACAATCTCGTCTTTGAAGCTGTTTCTCATGCCGCTCAACAGCCCGGCATATCTATAATCCATGTCTGTTTTCTCAAAGAACTTTTGCGTCAAAAACAATATGCCTTAGGCACATCAACCTTACGGTGGGATATTATAACCAGC AATTTACCTACCCCGTCGCTGCTCGAGTATTGTTTATTGGCTGCCTATCATTGTCTTGGTAATAATGATTTATATGAAGCTCAAGGATGGATGTTTTCG ATTCTATATCTTCCTACTGCAGTTGTAACCGtttttcatgaaaaagctttatttggttttctgCTACTTCACCTTGGACTGAATGGAAAG AGATATCCTATTAATTCCACTACTTGCGGGAACCTTTTACCTTTAAAGACGTTTATAGCTCCCTACGAAAGTTACATAGATGCCTACCAGAAAGGCATCGAGCCTCTTCAAGCAGTTTTGAAAGAGAACTGGTTGAGATATGAGACG GACAATGCTATTCCCTTCATACTTTTTTCTCTGGAACAATTTCCAAGGCATCAGCTATATAAACTAAGAAGACGTTTCCGGTCTTTACCAATTAATTATGTTTCTGACAAGCTTTCCCTGTCAGAAGAACAGACATGGGAGATTGTGAAGAAGTATGATGAGAAGTCAAAACTTGTTCAGAACGAGGAGGGTCAATACTTCGTCGAGTTTGATCCATTTGAACCTGTGAATATGGAACAATGTAAAGAGCTCTCTGAAAAACTTGTTGAAAGTGCAAAAATTTTGGAGAGTGTTAAGGAAATGAAGTCTATGTATTTTTCGAAATCACCATATAAAAAGTCTATGACCCAAATTAAAGCCTAA